The following is a genomic window from bacterium.
CTGCGCACCGACTACGTCCGCACCGCCCGGGCGAAGGGCCTGGCGGAGCGGGTCATTATCGACAAGCACGCGCGGCGGAACGCGCTGATCCCGGTGATCACACTCGGCAGCCTCCTGTTCGTCGGCCTGCTGAGCGGCGTCGTCATCACCGAGACGGTGTTCAACTATCCGGGCATCGGACAGTGGGGCGTGAACGCCAGCCAGCAGCTCGACATTCCCGCGGTGACGGGCTTCGCGTTGATCTTCGCCGGACTGCTCGTCATCAGCAACCTTTGCGCGGACGTGATGTACGCGATCGTCGACCCGCGCATCCGGCTGCAATGAACGCCGTCCACGCGCGCCCCGTCGCGCTGCCGGCGGCCCGGCGGCCCAGGGTCGGCGAGACCGCCTGGCAGCGGACGCTCCGGCGGTTCCGGAGCAATCCGTTGTCGGTCCTCGGCGCCGGGCTGGTGGCGTTCTTCGTCGTGATGGCGCTCTTCGCGCCTTTCCTCGCGCACCCCACCGAGCGCAATCCGTACATGATCCCGCACTCCGGGTACGCGAGCGACCCGCGGCCGCCCGGCCCCGGCCATCCGTTCGGGACCACCGAGGAGCAGTTCGATCTTTTCTACGGTATCGTGTGGGGCGCGCGGACCGCGTTCATGGTCGCGCTGAGCGTCGTCGCCACCGCGGTCGCGATCGCGCTCGCCCTCGGGAGCGTCAGCGGATTTTACGGCGGGCGCGCCGACGAAATTGTCATGCGCGTCACCGACGTCTTCCTCGCGTTCCCGGGGCTCATCCTCACGGTCGTGATCGTGGCGGTGCTGGGCCAGAGCGTCCGGAACGCCGTGATCGCGATCGCGGTCGTGGAGTGGCCGACGTACACGCGCCTGCTGCGCGGCGAGTTCCTCCGCGTGCGCGACATGGAGTACGTGCAGGCGGCGCGCGCGCTCGGCAGCGGGGACTTCCGCGTGATCGCCCGGCACATGATCCCGAACGCCATCTATCCGCTGCTCATTCTCGCCTCGCTCAACATGGGCGGCATCGTGATCACGTTCGCGGCGCTCGGGTTCCTCGGGCTCGGCGCCCCGCCCGGCTACGCCGACTGGGGGCAGCTGGTCAGCCTCTCCCACAACTGGATCGCCGGGACGGCGGGGGATCCGTTCACGTACTGGTATACGCTGATCGTGCCGGGGACGGCGATCTTCCTGTTCGTCCTGGGCTGGAACCTGCTCGGCGACGCGTTCCGCGACATCTTCGACCCGCGTCTGCAGGGCAGCCGCTAGGTTCGCGCGAACGACTTCCCACGAACAGCAGGCCGCCGCGCCCGGGCCTACAGTGGGCTGGAACGCCGGACGGGGCGGCGCCGGGAGGTAACCCGCATGGGTCGTACGCGGTGCAGCGCTCGTCTCACGTCCGTGATCCTGGCCGCCGCCGTCGCGGTCTCGCTCGTTACGGCCGCCCGAGGCGCCGGGACGCCGGTGAAGAACCCGGACACGTTCATCGAGCTGCAGTTCGGCGACATCACCAGCCTCGACCCGGCGCTCGCGTACGACATCTACTCGTACGAGCCGGTCTGGCCGAACGTCTACGAGACGCTGATCATGTACAACGGGTCCTCGCTGGACCGCTTCGAGCCGATGCTGTCCACGCGCGTGCCGACGCTCCAGAACGGGGGCATCAGCCAGGACGGTCTGACCTACACTTTCCCGATCCGGCAGGGCGTCAAGTTCCACGACGGCTCCGACATGACCGTGAACGACGTCGTCTACTCCGTCCGCCGGTTCCTGCTGCAAGACCAGGCCGGCGGCCCGGCGTGGCTGCTGCTCTCGCCGCTGCTGGGCGTGGACAGCACGCGCGACGACAAGGGCAAGATCCAGGTCGCCTGGGCCGACGTCCAGCGCGCGGTGAGCGCGAGTGGGAACAGCGTGGTCTTCCGGCTCAAGAAGCCGTTCGCGCCGTTCCTGACGATCGTCGCGGCATGGTCGTCCATCATGCCGCAGAAGTGGGCCGCCGGGCACGGCGACTGGGACGGGCAGGCCGGGACCTGGCAGAAGTTCAACAACCCCAAGACCGAGGACCGCTACGCCTTCAACCACATGGACGGCACCGGGCCTTTCATGTTCGAATCGTGGGACCCGCAGGCCAAGCAGGTCGTCCTCGCGCGCAACGACCACTACTGGCGCAAGCCCGCGGCGCTGCGGCGCGTCGTGATCCGCAGCGTGGCGGAGTTCGCCACCGCGCGGCTGCAGCTCCAGCAGGGCGACGTGGACCTGATCGTCCGAAGCCTCAACCAGCAGTCGCAATTGCGCGGCATCCCCGGCACCATCATGCAGGACAACCTGCCGCAGATCGCCGTGCAGACGCTGCAGTTCAACTACAAGATCAACACCGAGGCCAACCCGGACGCCGGCAGCGGGAAGCTCGACGGGGCCGGCATCCCCTCCGACTTTTTCAACGATCTCCACGTGCGGCGCGCCTTCGCGTACGCGTTCGACTACGCGGCCAACCTCAGCGGCGCCTACGCCGGCAAGGGCGTCATCCCGCATGGGCCGATCCCGCAGGGGATGCTCGGGTTCGACCCGTCGGTGCCGGTCTACGAAACCAGCAAGGACAAGGCGGTCGCGGAGTTCAAGGAAGCGTTCGGCGGCCGTGTGTGGTCGACCGGGTTCAAGTTCACCGTGCCGTTCACGGCCGGCAACACCGCGCGGCAGACGGGCGCGCAGATCCTCCGCGACACGGTCACCGCGCTCAACCCGAAGTTCCAGATCGACTCCCGCCCGGTGCCGGCGAGCACACTGAACAGTCTATTACAGTCACACAAGGGCACGATGTACTTCCTCGGCTGGTTCGCCGACTACCCGGATCCGCACGACTTCGCGCAGCCGTTCCTCGCGGCGAACGGATACTTCCCGACCCGCGGCGGCTACAAGAACCCCGAGGCGGACCGGCTGATCGACCAGGCGGTGAGCACGCCCGATCCGGCGAAGCGCAAGGCGCTCTACAAGCAGATCTCGATGATCGCCTACAACGATCTGCCGTACCTGTTCCTCGTGCAGCCGGTGACGTACTATACGATGCGGTCGTGGGTGCACGGCTGGTACTACAACGCGATCTTTCCGGGGCAGTATTTCTATCCCATCTACAAACAGTGACACTCCCCATGGTCAACAGGCGGGGATTCTCGCTTCATCAAGGCCTGCTCCCATCGGGAGTCTGACAGCCTTTCTGCGAGCGTTTTCCGTCTCCGCGTGCCCCGCGGCGACGCCGAGCAATCTCAGGCCCTCCGCTCGGATATTGCGGGCGGCATTGATGTCGCGATCGTGGGTGGCTCCGCAAACGCAGAGCCACTCACGATCGGATAGCAACAGGGTGTCATTGAGGGCTCCGCATTGACCACAGAGCCTCGTGGAGGGAAACCACAGGTCGATAACGACAAAATGTCGACGGTACCAGTTGCTCTTATAGGCCAGTTGCCGATGAAGCTCGCCTAAGGCGGCATCCAATACGCTCTTGGCCAGCTTGGTCCTCGCCAGGCCAGATACGGACAACTTCTGGATGCACACCCCGTGATGGCTTCGAACAAGGTGCGTTGTGATCTTGTGCACGAAGTCCCGGCGCTGATTAGCGATACGCTGATGAATTCTCGCCACACGCCTCCGAGCCAGCTCGCGATGGCGCGACCCAGGACGACACCGCGAAAGGTGACGTTGGGCACGGCGGAGCCGGCGTTCGGCCTTCCGATAATATCGCGGTGCCCCGACTCGGTTGCCGTCGGGGAGCACGATGAAGTCCGACAACCCTTGGTCGATACCAATGGTCGCGGAGGCATCGACCGGAGGGAGTGGGGCGTCCGGAAAGTCCACCTCGACAGCAAGACTAACATCCCAGCGGCCCAGCACGTCCCGAGTGAATGTAGCACTCGTAATCCGTCCCTCGATGGGCCTGGATTGCCGCATTCGAACCCATCCCACCTTGGGGACGTACACTCGATTGTTGGTCACTCTGATGGACTGTGGGATGCGAAAGGTCAGTTTATCTCGTTTCTTGCTCTTGAAGCGTGGGAAACGGGCACGCCTCGCGAAGAACGCCCGAAAGCTACGATCGAGATCACGAATTGCCTGCTGCAAAGCTTGGGCGTCGGCTTTTTGCAACCACCGAGTATCCGGCTGACGCTTCAAACTCGTCAACTCGTTGGAGAGAGCGATGTAGGAAAGCAGAGATCGGTGCTCACGAAAGTGCCGAATTCGTCGCTCGAGAGCCCAGTTCCAAACCCAACGGCGCGCGCCTGCGATCCGGATAAATCCATCAAGCTGTCGTCTTGTAGGATCAAGGCGGAACCGACACCCTTTTCTAGTGAGCGCCACGACAGGTTCGCTGGGAGCGACGACGCGAGATATTCATACGTATATACACATAGACATATATTTGAGCCCACGGACAAAAATCCTTCCGACAGGGGAAGCCATGTTGAGGGACGTGCCATTCGACCGGGGAGGCGGTGCTGGGCGGCCATGCGATTGGCTCTGTGAGCGCCAGACGATCCCGGGAGGGCCTACTTGCCGGCCTGATCGTGGCCTGCGCGCTCGCGCTGCGCCTGCTCGGCGTGGGCCGCGGGCTGCCGTATCTCCACGAATGGGACGAAGTGTTCGTCCTCCCGCATGTCATCACGATGGTCCGCGATCATACGTTAAACCCGGGGATCTTTTTCTACGGCACCCTGTACTACTATCTGCTGTGCCCCGTCGTGTACGTCCACGCGCTCTATCTGCACGCGCACGGCATCCTGCCGTCGATTCGGGACGTCGTGCTCGCGCATCCGTTGGTCCCCGGGTATCTGTGGTACATCGGCGCCCCGTCGTTCTATCTCTGGGCCAGGGCGTTCACGGCGATGCTCGGCGCGGCCACCGTCTACCTGACTTACCGCCTCGGCGGTGCCGTCTTCGGCCGTCCGGTCGGCCTCCTGGCCGCGGCGCTGCTCGCCGCGGCTCCCGGGGCAGTCTACTACGCCGATACCGTGCGGGTGGATGTTCCGGAGGCATTTTTCGCGACGGCCGCGCTGCTCGCCGGACTCGGCGTGCTGCGGCGCGGCCGGCGGCGAGACTATCTCACCGCCGGTCTGCTGACCGGGCTCGCGGTCTCGACCAAACAGACGGCGGTGTGGCTCGTCGTTCCCCTCGTAATCGCGCACGTGTTCAACACGCGGCGGACGGCGCTCGTCGACGCCGCTTTGGGATGGATGGCCCTGGGCGTCGTCGCCGGGGGAGTCTTCGGGACGCCGTACGTTCTGATCCACCCTGAAGAAGTGTGGGCCGGCTTTAGCTGGCACACCGAGTCGTACGGCCTGCTGGCGCTGCCGGGCCCCGTCGAATACTTGAGTAAGCTCGGCCTCAACCTCGGCTATCTTTTCTGGCCGACCCAGGGCGGCGATTGGTACGTCGTGCCGCATGCCGGCCTCGGCCTGCTGCCGGGGATCGCGGCGGTCGTCGGGGTGGCCGCCGGATTCCGGCTGCAGCCCCGAGTGCAGTGGTATCTTCTCGCGTTTCCGGCGGTGCAGTTGCTGTTTCTCGCCCGCGCCAACGTTTTCTACACGCGCAATCTGTCGCCGGTGCTGCCGCTAGTCGCGATCTGGGCGGCGCTGGGCGCGGTCTGGGTGTGGGAGCGCGCGGCCGGCGCCGGGCCGTTGCGGCGTCCCGGATGGCGTACGGCCGCCGCCGCGGCCGGCATTGCCATCCTCTTGATCGGTCCGGTGCGGGAATCGGCCGTGCTCGGATGGTGGCTGTACAGTCATCGCGATACGCGCACCCAGGCGGTGGCGTGGCTTCGCGGCCACGTGCCGAAGGGCGCCGCGGTGGCGTTCGAGCTGGAGCTGGCGTGGTATCTCCCGGATCTCGACCGTCTGCCGTTCCGGGTCGAATGGACGGATCGCGCGACGCCGCCGTCCTGGTACGCGAAGGAGCGTATCGACCTCGCGGTCGTCGGGGACCGCAACCCGATCCACATGCGACCGGCGGCCGCGGTGTTTCCGCGGCCGCCTTACCTGCCCACGTTCAACGAGGAGAGCAAGTTCGTCCCCAACTCGTATCCGATCATCGACCCCGCGATCTTCGTCGTCCGTTCGCGGGCGCCGTGAGCGGGCACTCCGTCGCTTGAGGGCGCTGCGGGCGCCGTGCTACCATGGCGCCAGTCCAGCGGGCATGGAGGCGGCTTTGCCGTGATTGACGACCGTACCGTCGCACATGTGGCGCGTCTGAGCCGGCTCGAGTTGACCGACCAGGAGCGGGAGCGCTTCCGCGCGCAGCTCGGGGACATCCTCGCGCATTTCCAGAGTCTGCTCGCCCTCGATCTGGCGGCCGAAGCGCCCGCGGAGCACGCCACCGCGATCACGAACGTGCTGCGAGACGACACCGTCCGGCCGTGCCTGACGGTCGATGAGGCGCTCGCCAACGCCCCCGCATCGGAGGACGGCTTCTTTGTCGTCCCGCCGGTGATCGAGGGCGAGTAGGTGGGAGCACCGCGGTCGCTCGCGGACTGCACCGCCGGGGAGCTGCGCCGCTTGTACGCGGCCGGCGAGGCCTCCCCGTCGGAGGCGGCGCGCGCCGTGCTGGACCGCATCGCCGCGCTCGAGCCGACGCTGCACGCCTATCTTCACGTCGACTGCGAGGCGGCGCTGCGCGACGCCGCGCGCTGGGACGGGCGCGCGGGCATGGAGGGCGCGCCGCCGCTCGCCGGGATCCCGCTCGCGCTCAAGGACAACATCTGCGCGCGGGGCTGGCCGGCGACGGCCGGGTCGCGGATACTCGACGGGTTCCGGCCGCCCTACGACGCGACCGTAACGGCGCGCCTGCGCGAGGCGGGGGCGATCCTGCTCGGCAAGACCAACTGCGATGAGTTCGCCTTCGGAAGCAGCACCGAAAATTCGGGGTACGGTCCGACCCGCAACCCGTGGGATCCGATGCGCGTGCCCGGCGGCTCGAGCGGCGGCTCCGCCGCGGCGGTGGCCGCCGGCGAGGCGACGCTCGCCCTCGGCAGCGACACCGGCGGCAGCATCCGGGAGCCGGGGTCCTTTTGCGGGGTCGTCGCGCTCAAGCCGACGTATGGACGCGTCTCGCGCTACGGCCTGATCGCGTTCGCGTCGTCGCTCGATCAGATCGGGCCGTTCGCCCGCGACGTGCGCGACGCCGCGCTGCTTCTCGGCGTCATCGCGGGGCGCGATTCCGCGGACTCCACTTCGGCGCCGGAGCCGGTGCCGCCGTATGCCGAGGCGCTGACCGGCGAGGTGCGCGGCCTCAGGATCGGGATCGTGAAGGAGTT
Proteins encoded in this region:
- the gatC gene encoding Asp-tRNA(Asn)/Glu-tRNA(Gln) amidotransferase subunit GatC, yielding MIDDRTVAHVARLSRLELTDQERERFRAQLGDILAHFQSLLALDLAAEAPAEHATAITNVLRDDTVRPCLTVDEALANAPASEDGFFVVPPVIEGE
- a CDS encoding ABC transporter substrate-binding protein; this translates as MGRTRCSARLTSVILAAAVAVSLVTAARGAGTPVKNPDTFIELQFGDITSLDPALAYDIYSYEPVWPNVYETLIMYNGSSLDRFEPMLSTRVPTLQNGGISQDGLTYTFPIRQGVKFHDGSDMTVNDVVYSVRRFLLQDQAGGPAWLLLSPLLGVDSTRDDKGKIQVAWADVQRAVSASGNSVVFRLKKPFAPFLTIVAAWSSIMPQKWAAGHGDWDGQAGTWQKFNNPKTEDRYAFNHMDGTGPFMFESWDPQAKQVVLARNDHYWRKPAALRRVVIRSVAEFATARLQLQQGDVDLIVRSLNQQSQLRGIPGTIMQDNLPQIAVQTLQFNYKINTEANPDAGSGKLDGAGIPSDFFNDLHVRRAFAYAFDYAANLSGAYAGKGVIPHGPIPQGMLGFDPSVPVYETSKDKAVAEFKEAFGGRVWSTGFKFTVPFTAGNTARQTGAQILRDTVTALNPKFQIDSRPVPASTLNSLLQSHKGTMYFLGWFADYPDPHDFAQPFLAANGYFPTRGGYKNPEADRLIDQAVSTPDPAKRKALYKQISMIAYNDLPYLFLVQPVTYYTMRSWVHGWYYNAIFPGQYFYPIYKQ
- a CDS encoding glycosyltransferase family 39 protein; this translates as MSARRSREGLLAGLIVACALALRLLGVGRGLPYLHEWDEVFVLPHVITMVRDHTLNPGIFFYGTLYYYLLCPVVYVHALYLHAHGILPSIRDVVLAHPLVPGYLWYIGAPSFYLWARAFTAMLGAATVYLTYRLGGAVFGRPVGLLAAALLAAAPGAVYYADTVRVDVPEAFFATAALLAGLGVLRRGRRRDYLTAGLLTGLAVSTKQTAVWLVVPLVIAHVFNTRRTALVDAALGWMALGVVAGGVFGTPYVLIHPEEVWAGFSWHTESYGLLALPGPVEYLSKLGLNLGYLFWPTQGGDWYVVPHAGLGLLPGIAAVVGVAAGFRLQPRVQWYLLAFPAVQLLFLARANVFYTRNLSPVLPLVAIWAALGAVWVWERAAGAGPLRRPGWRTAAAAAGIAILLIGPVRESAVLGWWLYSHRDTRTQAVAWLRGHVPKGAAVAFELELAWYLPDLDRLPFRVEWTDRATPPSWYAKERIDLAVVGDRNPIHMRPAAAVFPRPPYLPTFNEESKFVPNSYPIIDPAIFVVRSRAP
- a CDS encoding transposase, with amino-acid sequence MALTRKGCRFRLDPTRRQLDGFIRIAGARRWVWNWALERRIRHFREHRSLLSYIALSNELTSLKRQPDTRWLQKADAQALQQAIRDLDRSFRAFFARRARFPRFKSKKRDKLTFRIPQSIRVTNNRVYVPKVGWVRMRQSRPIEGRITSATFTRDVLGRWDVSLAVEVDFPDAPLPPVDASATIGIDQGLSDFIVLPDGNRVGAPRYYRKAERRLRRAQRHLSRCRPGSRHRELARRRVARIHQRIANQRRDFVHKITTHLVRSHHGVCIQKLSVSGLARTKLAKSVLDAALGELHRQLAYKSNWYRRHFVVIDLWFPSTRLCGQCGALNDTLLLSDREWLCVCGATHDRDINAARNIRAEGLRLLGVAAGHAETENARRKAVRLPMGAGLDEARIPAC
- the gatA gene encoding Asp-tRNA(Asn)/Glu-tRNA(Gln) amidotransferase subunit GatA — translated: MRRLYAAGEASPSEAARAVLDRIAALEPTLHAYLHVDCEAALRDAARWDGRAGMEGAPPLAGIPLALKDNICARGWPATAGSRILDGFRPPYDATVTARLREAGAILLGKTNCDEFAFGSSTENSGYGPTRNPWDPMRVPGGSSGGSAAAVAAGEATLALGSDTGGSIREPGSFCGVVALKPTYGRVSRYGLIAFASSLDQIGPFARDVRDAALLLGVIAGRDSADSTSAPEPVPPYAEALTGEVRGLRIGIVKEFFGEGLAPAVAGAVRAAAGVLEGLGAVCDEVSLPHAVYALPAYYIIAPAEASSNLARYAGVQYGHRTAHAHDLYALYARTRREGFGAEVKRRIMLGTFALSSGYYDAYYLRAQRVRSVIRREFTQALERFDLLLGPVAPTPAFLLGEKIEDPFQMYLSDIYTIPVNLAGVPGISVPCGFVNGLPVGLQLIGRAFGEATVLNAAFAFEQATPHHTARPALAAPPRADGGAQARA
- a CDS encoding ABC transporter permease, which encodes MNAVHARPVALPAARRPRVGETAWQRTLRRFRSNPLSVLGAGLVAFFVVMALFAPFLAHPTERNPYMIPHSGYASDPRPPGPGHPFGTTEEQFDLFYGIVWGARTAFMVALSVVATAVAIALALGSVSGFYGGRADEIVMRVTDVFLAFPGLILTVVIVAVLGQSVRNAVIAIAVVEWPTYTRLLRGEFLRVRDMEYVQAARALGSGDFRVIARHMIPNAIYPLLILASLNMGGIVITFAALGFLGLGAPPGYADWGQLVSLSHNWIAGTAGDPFTYWYTLIVPGTAIFLFVLGWNLLGDAFRDIFDPRLQGSR